In the genome of Streptomyces collinus, one region contains:
- a CDS encoding UDP-N-acetylmuramoyl-L-alanyl-D-glutamate--2,6-diaminopimelate ligase, producing the protein MTYPGPPRPVQVPATPLAELADQLGASTPESAAEVTGITHDSRAVRPGDLYAALPGARLHGADFVNQAAGLGAAAVLTDPTGAERAAASGLPVLVVDDPRGRMGELAATIYGHPGRDLLQIGITGTSGKTTTAYLVEGGLKTVRSTGLIGTVEMRIGDERIKSERTTPEATDLQALFAVMRERGVDAVAMEVSSHALVLGRVDGCVFDIGVFTNLSPEHMEFHSDMEDYFQAKAQLFTPKRGKLGVVNVDDEYGRRLAKEAGVPVVTYSAEGHPDADWRAEDVEVGRLDSTFTVIGPKGERIAAKSPLPGPFNVANTLAAIVALAVAGLDPQAAADGVAAVPGVPGRLERVDAGQPYLAVVDYAHKTDAVESVLRALRKVTEGRLHIVLGCGGDRDKTKREPMGAAAARLADTAVLTSDNPRGEDPLAILATMLQGAASVPAHERGEVQVFEDRAAAIAAAVARAEPGDTVLVAGKGHEQGQDIAGVVRPFDDRQVLREAIQKTQG; encoded by the coding sequence GTGACATACCCCGGGCCGCCCAGGCCGGTGCAGGTCCCCGCCACACCCCTCGCGGAACTCGCCGATCAGCTGGGTGCTTCCACGCCGGAGAGCGCCGCCGAGGTCACGGGCATCACCCATGACTCGCGCGCCGTACGCCCCGGTGACCTGTACGCCGCCCTCCCGGGGGCCCGGCTGCACGGTGCCGACTTCGTCAACCAGGCCGCGGGCCTAGGCGCCGCCGCCGTGCTGACCGACCCGACCGGCGCCGAGCGCGCCGCCGCGTCCGGGCTGCCGGTGCTGGTCGTCGACGACCCGCGCGGGCGGATGGGCGAGCTGGCCGCCACGATCTACGGCCACCCCGGCCGGGACCTGCTCCAGATCGGCATCACCGGAACCTCAGGCAAGACCACCACCGCCTACCTCGTCGAGGGCGGTCTGAAGACGGTCAGGTCCACCGGCCTGATCGGCACGGTCGAGATGCGCATCGGCGACGAGCGCATCAAGTCCGAGCGCACCACCCCCGAAGCCACCGACCTCCAGGCCCTGTTCGCCGTCATGCGCGAACGTGGTGTCGACGCGGTGGCCATGGAGGTCTCCAGCCACGCCCTGGTGCTGGGCCGCGTCGACGGCTGCGTCTTCGACATCGGCGTCTTCACCAACCTCAGCCCGGAGCACATGGAGTTCCACTCCGACATGGAGGACTACTTCCAGGCGAAGGCGCAGCTGTTCACCCCGAAACGGGGCAAACTCGGCGTGGTCAACGTCGACGACGAGTACGGCCGCAGGCTGGCGAAGGAAGCCGGCGTCCCGGTCGTCACCTACTCCGCCGAAGGGCACCCCGACGCCGACTGGCGCGCCGAGGACGTCGAGGTCGGGCGGCTCGACTCGACCTTCACCGTCATCGGCCCCAAGGGCGAGCGGATCGCCGCCAAGTCGCCGCTGCCGGGTCCCTTCAACGTTGCCAACACCCTCGCCGCGATCGTCGCCCTCGCCGTCGCCGGCCTCGACCCGCAGGCCGCCGCCGACGGCGTCGCCGCCGTCCCCGGTGTCCCGGGCCGTCTGGAGCGCGTGGACGCGGGGCAGCCCTACCTCGCGGTCGTCGACTACGCCCATAAGACCGACGCCGTCGAGTCCGTGCTGCGCGCCCTGCGCAAGGTCACCGAGGGCAGGCTGCACATCGTCCTCGGCTGCGGCGGTGACCGGGACAAGACCAAGCGCGAGCCCATGGGCGCCGCTGCGGCGCGGCTCGCCGACACCGCCGTACTGACCTCCGACAACCCCCGCGGCGAGGACCCCCTCGCGATCCTCGCCACGATGCTCCAGGGCGCGGCCTCCGTGCCCGCTCACGAGCGCGGCGAGGTGCAGGTCTTCGAGGACCGGGCCGCCGCGATCGCCGCCGCCGTCGCCCGCGCCGAACCCGGCGACACCGTGCTGGTCGCGGGCAAGGGCCACGAGCAGGGCCAGGACATCGCCGGGGTGGTCCGTCCGTTCGACGACCGCCAGGTGCTGCGCGAAGCCATCCAGAAGACCCAGGGATGA
- a CDS encoding peptidoglycan D,D-transpeptidase FtsI family protein, translated as MSDREPPRRRVPGPARPARPDARRRPGPGARPARRPGQGRPAAPRPLRLGSPRPRLRLVGLALTLVLAAFVVRLFQVQAVDASTYAAKAEQNRYVGQVLAADRGEITDRSGVALATSEDAYDITADPTMFAPKMLKIGDGPEQAAALLAPILGQEQEDLVEKLRPENKALRYVKLASRQTPQVWKQIKDLKSALAKQAETDKSTPNVLSGVFSVATSKRVYPGGDLAAGILGWVNGEGKPGGGIELQLNKQLAGKDGKIRYAQSGGRLVPTAGSTETPAVPGSDVELTIDRDIQWAAQNAISDQVKESAADRGYVIVQDTRTGQILAMANSPGFDPNDLSDADPAALGNAALQDAFEPGSTAKVMSMAAVLQERAATPGTHVVVPNRLHRGDRLFKDDIDHPTWYLTLNGVLAKSSNIGTILATGQLGKTQAKANKVLYDYLRKFGLGSYTGLGFPGETKGILAPPDKWSTSQQYTIPFGQGVSINAMQAASVYSTIANGGVRIEPTLVRGTKGPDGRFAPAPKPAENRVVSAKTAKTLAQMLESVVDDEEGTGTKARIPGYRVAGKTGTANRVDPATGKYHGYTSSFAGFAPADKPRITVYCAIQNATQGSYFGGQICGPVYKKVMEFALKSLQVPPTGAKPAKLPVSFKQ; from the coding sequence GTGTCCGACAGGGAACCGCCACGCCGCCGCGTGCCCGGCCCCGCCAGGCCCGCCCGCCCTGACGCCCGGCGCCGTCCCGGCCCCGGTGCCCGTCCGGCCCGGCGGCCGGGGCAGGGCCGCCCGGCGGCGCCCAGGCCACTGCGGCTCGGCAGCCCCCGCCCCCGCCTGCGCCTGGTCGGACTCGCCCTGACCCTGGTCCTGGCCGCCTTCGTCGTGCGGCTCTTCCAGGTGCAGGCCGTCGACGCGAGTACGTACGCCGCGAAGGCCGAGCAGAACCGCTACGTCGGGCAGGTGCTGGCAGCGGACCGGGGCGAGATCACCGACCGGTCCGGGGTGGCCCTCGCGACCAGCGAGGACGCCTACGACATCACCGCCGACCCCACGATGTTCGCCCCGAAGATGCTGAAGATCGGGGACGGACCCGAACAGGCGGCCGCCCTCCTCGCGCCGATCCTCGGCCAGGAGCAGGAGGACCTGGTCGAGAAGCTGCGGCCGGAGAACAAGGCCCTGCGCTACGTGAAGCTGGCCTCCCGCCAGACCCCGCAGGTCTGGAAGCAGATCAAGGACCTCAAGTCGGCGCTCGCCAAGCAGGCGGAGACGGACAAGTCCACGCCCAACGTCCTCTCGGGCGTGTTCTCCGTCGCCACCAGCAAGCGCGTGTACCCCGGAGGCGACCTCGCCGCCGGGATACTGGGCTGGGTCAACGGCGAGGGCAAGCCCGGCGGCGGCATCGAGCTGCAGCTGAACAAGCAGCTCGCCGGCAAGGACGGCAAGATCCGCTACGCCCAGTCCGGCGGCCGTCTCGTGCCCACCGCGGGCTCCACGGAGACTCCTGCGGTCCCGGGCAGCGACGTCGAGCTCACCATCGACCGCGACATCCAGTGGGCCGCCCAGAACGCCATCAGTGACCAGGTGAAGGAGTCAGCGGCCGACCGCGGCTACGTCATCGTGCAGGACACCCGCACCGGGCAGATCCTGGCCATGGCCAACTCGCCCGGCTTCGACCCGAACGACCTGTCCGACGCCGACCCGGCCGCCCTCGGCAACGCCGCCCTCCAGGACGCCTTCGAGCCCGGCTCCACCGCCAAGGTCATGTCGATGGCGGCCGTCCTCCAGGAGAGGGCCGCCACACCGGGGACGCATGTCGTCGTGCCCAACCGGCTGCACCGCGGCGACCGGCTCTTCAAGGACGACATCGACCACCCGACGTGGTACCTGACGCTCAACGGCGTCCTCGCCAAGTCCAGCAACATCGGCACCATCCTCGCCACCGGACAGCTCGGAAAGACCCAGGCCAAGGCCAACAAGGTCCTCTACGACTACCTGCGCAAGTTCGGCCTCGGAAGCTACACCGGGCTCGGCTTCCCGGGCGAGACCAAGGGCATCCTCGCCCCGCCCGACAAGTGGTCGACGTCGCAGCAGTACACGATCCCTTTCGGCCAGGGCGTCTCCATCAACGCCATGCAGGCGGCCTCGGTGTACTCGACCATCGCCAACGGCGGGGTCCGCATCGAGCCCACCCTCGTGCGCGGCACCAAGGGACCCGACGGGCGCTTCGCACCCGCCCCGAAACCCGCGGAGAACCGGGTCGTCAGCGCCAAGACGGCGAAGACCCTCGCCCAGATGCTGGAGTCCGTCGTGGACGACGAGGAGGGCACCGGCACCAAGGCGCGCATCCCCGGCTACCGCGTCGCGGGCAAAACGGGTACCGCCAACCGGGTGGATCCGGCCACCGGCAAGTATCACGGCTACACCTCGTCGTTCGCCGGGTTCGCGCCCGCCGACAAGCCCCGCATCACCGTCTACTGCGCCATCCAGAACGCCACCCAGGGCAGCTACTTCGGAGGTCAGATCTGCGGACCCGTCTACAAGAAGGTCATGGAGTTCGCGCTGAAGTCCCTCCAGGTCCCGCCGACCGGCGCCAAGCCCGCGAAGCTGCCCGTCTCCTTCAAGCAGTGA
- the rsmH gene encoding 16S rRNA (cytosine(1402)-N(4))-methyltransferase RsmH: MSESRHVPVMLQRCLDLLAPALEGPDAVVVDCTLGLGGHSEALLARFPDARLVALDRDKEALRLSGERLAPYGERATLVHAVYDELPEVLHRLGIARVQGVLFDLGVSSMQLDEADRGFAYAQDAPLDMRMDQTTGVSAAEVLNTYPPGELVRILRAYGEEKQAKRIVSAIVREREKEPFSNSARLVELIRDALPQAAKRTGGNPAKRTFQALRIEVNGELSVLERAVPAAVKALDVGGRIAVLSYHSLEDRLVKQVFAAGAATTAPTGLPVVPERYQPRLKLLTRGAELPTEEEIAENRRAAPARLRGAERIREDVE, encoded by the coding sequence TTGAGCGAGAGTCGACACGTCCCGGTGATGCTCCAGCGGTGCCTGGACCTGCTGGCACCCGCCCTGGAGGGCCCGGACGCCGTGGTCGTCGACTGCACCCTCGGCCTCGGCGGGCACAGCGAGGCACTCCTCGCGAGGTTCCCCGACGCCCGGCTCGTCGCCCTCGACCGCGACAAGGAGGCCCTGCGCCTGTCCGGCGAGCGCCTCGCGCCCTACGGCGAACGCGCCACCCTCGTCCACGCCGTCTACGACGAGCTCCCCGAGGTGCTGCACCGGCTCGGCATCGCGCGCGTGCAGGGCGTCCTGTTCGACCTGGGCGTCTCCTCCATGCAGCTCGACGAGGCCGACCGCGGCTTCGCCTACGCCCAGGACGCCCCGCTCGACATGCGCATGGACCAGACGACCGGCGTCAGCGCCGCCGAGGTCCTCAACACCTACCCGCCGGGCGAACTCGTGCGCATCCTGCGGGCCTACGGCGAGGAGAAGCAGGCCAAGCGGATCGTGAGCGCGATCGTGCGGGAGCGGGAGAAGGAGCCGTTCAGCAACAGCGCGCGGCTCGTCGAACTGATCCGGGACGCGCTTCCGCAGGCCGCCAAGCGCACCGGCGGCAACCCGGCCAAGCGCACCTTCCAGGCCCTGCGTATCGAGGTCAACGGCGAGCTCTCCGTCCTGGAGCGGGCGGTCCCGGCCGCCGTGAAGGCGCTCGACGTGGGCGGACGGATCGCCGTGCTGTCGTACCACTCGCTGGAGGACCGGCTGGTCAAGCAGGTCTTCGCAGCAGGCGCCGCCACCACCGCGCCGACCGGACTGCCCGTCGTCCCCGAGCGCTACCAGCCACGGCTCAAGCTCCTCACACGCGGTGCCGAACTCCCCACCGAAGAGGAGATCGCCGAGAACCGGCGGGCGGCACCGGCGCGGCTGCGCGGCGCCGAGCGCATCAGGGAGGACGTCGAGTGA
- a CDS encoding beta-class carbonic anhydrase — MTTSASVPTGSESAIAAGGTVTDRLVEANGRYADAFTDPGMDARPVLQVAVVACMDARLDLHAALGLALGDCHTIRNAGGVVTDDVIRSLTISQRKLGTRSVVLIHHTGCGLESLTEDFRNELEAEVGQRPAWAVESFRDVDQDVRQSMQRVRTSPFVPHTDDVRGFVFDVKTGLLREVDPAS; from the coding sequence ATGACGACTTCTGCATCGGTTCCCACAGGTTCGGAGAGCGCCATAGCGGCCGGCGGCACGGTCACCGACCGTCTCGTCGAGGCGAACGGCCGGTACGCCGACGCCTTCACGGACCCCGGGATGGACGCCCGGCCCGTGCTGCAGGTGGCGGTCGTGGCCTGTATGGACGCCCGTCTCGACCTGCACGCGGCGCTCGGTCTTGCGCTGGGTGACTGCCACACGATCCGCAACGCGGGCGGCGTCGTGACCGACGACGTGATCCGCTCGCTCACCATCAGCCAGCGCAAGCTGGGGACCCGCAGCGTGGTGCTCATCCACCACACCGGCTGCGGCCTGGAGAGCCTCACCGAGGACTTCCGCAACGAGCTGGAGGCCGAGGTCGGCCAGCGCCCGGCGTGGGCCGTGGAGTCCTTCCGGGACGTCGACCAGGACGTGCGGCAGTCGATGCAGCGGGTGCGGACCTCGCCCTTCGTGCCGCACACCGACGACGTGCGCGGATTCGTGTTCGACGTGAAGACCGGCCTGCTGCGCGAGGTCGACCCGGCCTCCTGA
- a CDS encoding AAA family ATPase has protein sequence MTTYDDRASLTDLTAVVERVRESVEGVIEGKPEVVRLSLTVLLAEGHLLIEDVPGVGKTMLAKALARSIDCSVRRIQFTPDLLPSDITGVSIWDQQRRDFEFKPGAIFAQVVIGDEINRASPKTQSALLESMEERQVTIDGKTYELPSPFMVVATQNPVEMEGTYPLPEAQRDRFMARVSVGYPSAEAELQMLDVHGGVSPLEDLQPVAHAHEILKLIEAVRGVHVAEPVRRYAVDLVGATRTHPDLRLGASPRATLHLLRAAKASAALSGREYALPDDVQALAVAVLAHRLLPTAQAQLNRRTSEQVVEEILQRTPVPTAAPQQQSGFGGLDRAAPAYPQQPPRRL, from the coding sequence GTGACGACCTATGACGATCGAGCGAGCCTCACTGATCTGACCGCCGTGGTGGAGCGCGTGCGGGAGTCTGTGGAAGGCGTGATCGAGGGCAAGCCCGAGGTCGTACGGCTCTCGCTGACCGTACTGCTCGCCGAGGGACATCTGCTGATCGAGGACGTCCCGGGTGTCGGCAAGACGATGCTGGCCAAGGCACTGGCACGGTCCATCGACTGCTCGGTGCGGCGCATCCAGTTCACGCCGGACCTGCTGCCGTCGGACATCACCGGTGTGTCCATCTGGGACCAGCAGCGCCGTGACTTCGAGTTCAAGCCGGGCGCGATCTTCGCGCAGGTGGTGATCGGCGACGAGATCAACCGCGCCTCGCCCAAGACGCAGTCCGCGCTCCTGGAGTCGATGGAGGAGCGCCAGGTCACCATCGACGGCAAGACCTACGAGCTGCCCAGCCCCTTCATGGTGGTGGCGACGCAGAACCCGGTCGAGATGGAGGGCACCTACCCGCTGCCGGAGGCCCAGCGCGACCGCTTCATGGCCCGGGTGTCGGTCGGCTACCCGAGCGCGGAGGCCGAGCTGCAGATGCTGGACGTGCACGGCGGCGTCTCGCCGCTGGAGGATCTCCAGCCCGTGGCCCACGCGCACGAGATCCTCAAGCTGATCGAGGCGGTGCGCGGCGTGCACGTCGCCGAGCCGGTCCGGCGCTACGCGGTCGACCTGGTCGGCGCCACGCGCACGCACCCCGACCTGAGACTCGGCGCCTCCCCGCGCGCGACGCTGCATCTGCTGCGCGCGGCGAAGGCGTCCGCGGCCCTCAGCGGCCGGGAGTACGCGCTGCCGGACGACGTGCAGGCCCTCGCCGTCGCCGTCCTGGCCCACCGCCTGCTGCCCACGGCCCAGGCCCAGCTCAACCGGCGCACCTCCGAGCAGGTCGTCGAGGAGATCCTGCAGCGCACCCCGGTGCCGACCGCGGCGCCACAGCAGCAGAGCGGCTTCGGCGGTCTCGACCGTGCGGCGCCGGCCTATCCCCAGCAGCCGCCGCGGAGGCTGTGA
- a CDS encoding DUF58 domain-containing protein has protein sequence MTTAGTGHAEADRGEKGGIRTALAGLTTRGRSFLAAGVAAAVCSYVLGQADLLRVGLLLAVLPLVCAAVLYRTRYRVAGSRRLSPARVPAGSEARVHLRMDNVSRLPTGLLMLQDRVPYVLGPRPRFVLDRVEAGGRREVSYRVRSDLRGRYPLGPLQLRLTDPFGMCELTRSFSTFDTLTVIPRVEALAPVRLSGEAKGYGDGRQRSLALAGEDDVIPRGYRYGDDLRRVHWRSTARYGELMVRREEQPQRARCTVLLDTRGIAYQGAGPDSAFEWAVSGAASVLVHMLERGYSVRLLTDTGNAVPGEGGDGFAGASQESADAAGLMMDTLAVIDHSDGAGLSRAYDVLRGGNEGLLVAFLGDLDEDQAAVLGRMRQRSPGAVAFVLDSESWVREPSDVPGPLDRSEDRLRMLREAGWTALRVPRGASVDEVWRQADRERRGVAAASGGEGPR, from the coding sequence ATGACCACCGCGGGGACGGGGCACGCGGAAGCCGACCGGGGCGAGAAGGGCGGCATCCGTACCGCCCTGGCCGGTCTGACCACCCGCGGACGCTCCTTCCTGGCCGCCGGTGTCGCGGCGGCGGTCTGCTCGTACGTGCTCGGGCAGGCCGATCTGCTGCGCGTCGGTCTCCTCCTGGCGGTGCTGCCGCTGGTGTGCGCGGCGGTGCTGTACCGCACGCGCTACCGGGTCGCGGGCAGCCGCCGGCTCTCCCCCGCGCGCGTGCCCGCGGGCAGCGAGGCCCGGGTCCACCTGCGGATGGACAACGTCTCGCGGCTGCCCACGGGCCTGCTGATGCTCCAGGACCGGGTGCCGTACGTGCTCGGCCCCCGGCCCCGCTTCGTGCTGGACCGGGTCGAGGCGGGCGGCCGGCGCGAGGTCTCCTACCGGGTGCGCTCCGACCTGCGCGGCCGCTACCCGCTGGGCCCGCTCCAGCTGCGCCTGACCGACCCGTTCGGCATGTGCGAGCTGACCCGGTCCTTCTCGACGTTCGACACCCTCACCGTCATCCCGCGTGTGGAGGCGCTGGCGCCGGTGCGCCTCAGCGGTGAGGCCAAGGGGTACGGCGACGGCCGGCAGCGTTCGCTCGCGCTGGCCGGCGAGGACGACGTGATCCCGCGCGGCTACCGCTACGGCGACGACCTGCGCCGCGTGCACTGGCGCTCCACCGCCCGCTACGGCGAGCTGATGGTGCGCCGCGAGGAGCAGCCGCAGCGCGCCCGCTGCACGGTGCTGCTGGACACCCGGGGCATCGCCTACCAGGGCGCGGGACCGGACTCGGCCTTCGAGTGGGCCGTCTCGGGAGCCGCGTCCGTGCTGGTGCACATGCTCGAACGGGGCTACTCGGTGCGGCTGTTGACGGACACCGGCAACGCGGTGCCCGGTGAGGGCGGTGACGGCTTCGCGGGCGCGAGCCAGGAGTCGGCGGACGCGGCCGGGCTGATGATGGACACCCTCGCGGTGATCGACCACTCCGACGGCGCCGGCCTGTCCCGGGCCTACGACGTGCTGCGCGGCGGGAACGAGGGGCTGCTGGTGGCCTTCCTCGGCGACCTGGACGAGGACCAGGCGGCGGTGCTGGGCCGGATGCGGCAGCGCAGCCCGGGCGCGGTCGCCTTCGTGCTGGACAGCGAGAGCTGGGTGCGGGAACCGAGCGACGTCCCGGGCCCGTTGGACAGGAGCGAGGACCGGCTGCGCATGCTGCGCGAGGCCGGCTGGACGGCCCTGCGGGTGCCGCGGGGGGCCTCTGTGGACGAGGTGTGGCGGCAGGCCGACCGGGAGCGCAGGGGCGTGGCCGCCGCGAGCGGCGGGGAGGGACCGAGATGA
- a CDS encoding transglutaminase TgpA family protein: MSGRVRLTLGAWAATLMAACALLPLVKPATWIVQAAFLLALQAGVGAAARRVPLARPLTVAAQAVVTVALLTFVFAREQALVGLIPGPQAFDRFAVLLQQGGDDIARYAIPAPLESDGIRLMLIGGVLVIGLLVDTLAVTFRSAAPAGLPLLALYSVAAGLSDGGTDWLWFLVAAAGYLMLLLAEGRDRLSQWGRVFGGAPRTSGGEPSGAVAPVRTGRRIGVVALGIALVVPLGLPAMNGGLLDSVGAGAGGGPGGGGTISAVNPLVSLRDSLNADDDQQVLSVRTKMEDVSDLYLRIVSLDDFDGTTWKPSRRSITAVPDGTFPDPVGLSPDVKRKEVDTTITAADWYAQDWLPMPYPPSGVRISGNWRYEPVGMTLVGDHGQNTRGLTYQVKSLNMQPTAEQLAAAGPPPADIEGDFTELPDSLPSVVGRTARQVTSGAANPYDQAVKLQDWFAVTGGFEYDTQVQVGSGSQAIARFLKDKQGFCVHFSFAMAAMARSLGIPARVAVGFAPGSPQADGSVSVGLRDAHAWPELYFEGVGWTRFEPTPNRGSMPSYTLPDSPDSSVPDPVRPSETTSTAPSSAPSASESCTPEQKKLDGGCASESPEAALPTDDDGPRWYAFLVWALAGLAVLALPLAPMLWRLRTRSVRLGAHGRSEADAARHTLAVWQELTDTAWDFGITPEESQTARKAAARIVRLGELDATAADSVHRVANAVEQVLYAPHPRPVAGLTDDVRRATAGLSAAAGRPARLRALVAPRSTVRVVWAASAWWTDVRERAVALRPTWRKASGQQQG, encoded by the coding sequence ATGAGCGGGCGGGTTCGACTGACGCTGGGCGCCTGGGCGGCCACGCTGATGGCCGCGTGCGCCCTGCTGCCCCTCGTCAAGCCGGCCACCTGGATCGTGCAGGCGGCCTTCCTGCTGGCCCTGCAGGCGGGCGTGGGTGCAGCTGCCCGCCGGGTGCCACTGGCCCGGCCGCTGACCGTCGCGGCGCAGGCCGTGGTCACCGTCGCGCTGCTGACCTTCGTGTTCGCCCGTGAGCAGGCCCTGGTTGGACTGATCCCCGGGCCGCAGGCCTTCGACCGCTTCGCGGTCCTGCTCCAGCAGGGCGGGGACGACATCGCCCGGTACGCGATCCCGGCCCCCCTGGAGTCCGACGGCATCCGGCTGATGCTCATCGGCGGGGTCCTGGTCATCGGACTGCTGGTGGACACCCTCGCGGTGACCTTCCGCAGCGCCGCCCCGGCCGGTCTGCCCCTGCTCGCGCTGTACTCCGTGGCCGCCGGACTGTCCGACGGAGGCACCGACTGGCTGTGGTTCCTGGTGGCGGCGGCCGGCTATCTGATGCTGCTCCTGGCCGAGGGCCGGGACCGGCTCTCACAGTGGGGCCGGGTCTTCGGCGGCGCTCCGCGCACGTCCGGCGGGGAGCCGAGCGGCGCGGTCGCCCCGGTCCGCACCGGCCGGCGCATCGGCGTGGTCGCGCTGGGCATCGCCCTGGTGGTGCCGCTCGGCCTGCCCGCGATGAACGGCGGCCTGCTGGACTCCGTGGGAGCCGGCGCGGGCGGCGGCCCCGGCGGCGGGGGCACGATCTCCGCCGTGAATCCGCTGGTGTCGCTGCGGGACAGCCTGAACGCGGACGACGACCAGCAGGTCCTGTCCGTGCGGACGAAGATGGAAGACGTCTCGGACCTGTATCTGCGGATCGTGTCCCTGGACGACTTCGACGGCACCACGTGGAAGCCGTCCCGGCGGTCCATCACCGCCGTCCCCGACGGCACCTTCCCGGACCCGGTCGGCCTCAGCCCGGACGTCAAGCGCAAAGAGGTCGACACCACGATCACGGCGGCCGACTGGTACGCCCAGGACTGGCTGCCCATGCCGTACCCGCCGAGCGGTGTCCGCATCAGCGGCAACTGGCGCTACGAGCCAGTGGGCATGACCCTGGTCGGCGACCACGGACAGAACACCAGAGGCCTGACGTACCAGGTCAAGAGCCTGAACATGCAGCCGACGGCGGAGCAGCTCGCCGCGGCGGGGCCGCCGCCCGCGGACATCGAGGGCGACTTCACCGAACTGCCCGACTCACTGCCGTCGGTGGTGGGCCGCACCGCCCGCCAGGTCACCTCGGGCGCCGCCAACCCGTACGACCAGGCGGTCAAGCTCCAGGACTGGTTCGCCGTGACCGGCGGCTTCGAGTACGACACGCAGGTGCAGGTGGGCAGCGGCTCGCAGGCCATCGCCCGCTTCCTGAAGGACAAGCAGGGCTTCTGCGTGCACTTCTCCTTCGCGATGGCGGCGATGGCCCGCTCCCTGGGCATCCCGGCCCGGGTCGCGGTGGGCTTCGCGCCCGGGTCCCCGCAGGCGGACGGCTCGGTGTCGGTGGGGCTGCGCGACGCACACGCCTGGCCGGAGCTGTACTTCGAGGGCGTGGGCTGGACCCGCTTCGAGCCCACCCCGAACCGCGGCTCGATGCCGTCGTACACCTTGCCGGACAGCCCCGACAGCTCGGTGCCGGACCCGGTGCGGCCGTCCGAGACGACGTCCACCGCGCCTTCCTCGGCGCCGTCGGCGAGCGAGTCCTGCACCCCGGAGCAGAAGAAGCTGGACGGCGGCTGCGCGAGCGAGTCGCCGGAGGCGGCGCTGCCCACGGACGACGACGGCCCGAGGTGGTACGCGTTCCTGGTGTGGGCCCTCGCCGGTCTCGCCGTCCTCGCTCTGCCCCTGGCGCCGATGCTGTGGCGGCTGCGGACGCGCTCGGTGCGACTCGGGGCGCACGGCCGCAGCGAGGCGGACGCGGCGCGGCACACGCTGGCCGTCTGGCAGGAGCTGACCGACACGGCGTGGGACTTCGGCATCACGCCGGAGGAGTCCCAGACAGCGCGCAAGGCGGCCGCCCGGATCGTCCGGCTGGGCGAGCTCGACGCGACGGCCGCGGACTCGGTGCACCGGGTGGCGAACGCGGTGGAGCAGGTCCTGTACGCACCGCATCCCCGCCCGGTGGCCGGCCTCACGGACGATGTCCGGCGGGCGACGGCGGGCCTCAGCGCGGCGGCCGGCCGCCCGGCCCGGCTCCGGGCGCTCGTGGCTCCCCGCTCCACCGTGCGGGTGGTGTGGGCGGCGTCGGCCTGGTGGACGGACGTCAGGGAGCGGGCCGTGGCGCTGCGGCCGACCTGGCGGAAGGCGTCGGGCCAGCAGCAGGGCTGA
- a CDS encoding DUF3040 domain-containing protein, giving the protein MPLSEHEQRMLEQMERALYAEDPKFATALEGSGLRTYTRRRVYQAVAGFLVGIALLMAGMVAKQVWLSVVGFLVMLGCAVLAVTGWRKAPKPGEQVGGAAGPQARRQGRQRRSVMDRIEQRWQKRRDEQGGH; this is encoded by the coding sequence GTGCCGCTCTCGGAGCACGAGCAGCGCATGCTCGAGCAAATGGAGCGAGCGCTGTACGCCGAAGATCCCAAGTTCGCGACAGCGCTTGAGGGAAGCGGGCTGCGCACGTACACCCGGCGACGGGTCTACCAGGCGGTCGCCGGCTTCCTCGTAGGTATCGCGCTCCTCATGGCTGGAATGGTCGCCAAGCAGGTCTGGCTCAGTGTCGTGGGCTTCCTCGTCATGCTGGGCTGCGCGGTGCTCGCCGTCACCGGCTGGCGCAAGGCTCCCAAGCCGGGTGAACAGGTCGGCGGTGCCGCCGGGCCCCAGGCCCGCCGACAGGGCCGGCAACGCCGCTCCGTGATGGACCGCATCGAGCAGCGCTGGCAGAAGCGCCGCGACGAGCAGGGCGGACACTAG